A genomic stretch from Diachasmimorpha longicaudata isolate KC_UGA_2023 chromosome 2, iyDiaLong2, whole genome shotgun sequence includes:
- the LOC135173041 gene encoding protein madd-4 isoform X3: MGSNLARHGSPFGVLQCTKEGEGPLRVGQRNDNLVLYSGLLAKNSDFSFWKMQHFLLLMCLVGTALGENSTVDDVFGITSTGIHGENEGAVSWGEWSPWSKWSSCTRNCGGGISRQQRRCRRKPCKGKSWSIKYKICNNQPCQVPSDYRAEQCTNFDNVPYGGQLLKWYPYYDESKPCSLICRGVQVDKVTSEASPREAFDKSEEIRNKIDGTGGGSIEPGELESDETFVVQLADRVEDGTKCGDESVDVCIGGSCMKVGCDMRVNSGKTKDACGVCGGNGSSCQPRYSWSLESISACSKSCGGGFKMAMAICKSSPDDSIVDEINCNTDQRPTKMSMACNTHPCTTKWVTGDWTRCSTTCGGGSRTRAVFCTEENGNETTKLPDHRCNASHKPRNQEMCNTISCPMWETNQWSECSATCGSGVRTRRIECRDGNGRLSNDCDPGERPREEQECKNSVDCSAYSGEMAQEPYAAPPLPEKLIDQPVPSESTFIADEWSPCSATCGEGIRHRQVHCKIFLDFSRTIAKLPDNQCAGPKPPETERCMLRACPPLDNSLSYRIDTVGDSGYEESNLMDSYRSSGGSGSDYESTVKVAPGNSGQTTYSWKEGGYSACTASCLGGVQDLIINCVRDDTGKTVIPLLCTKETKPESRIRTCNDHACTPRWNYSDFSPCSVPCGIGIQTRYVTCIHEVARGAGNTIVVPNHMCQAPPPVDRQHCNVWDCPPEWKPRNWEKCSKSCGGGVKRREVVCVQVMAQGHERTVPDRECHGNKLATEKPCNTRACHEIGLSVQPVIFSQNSTFTQRTPEEKVDLKIGGIATVFQGIPMVKIRCPVKKFNKQQISWTKDRAEIRKSRKYKISKKGALKIVDIGVTDGGVYSCRAGGTRAELRLIVRHRTREQMSSEEILRFGNAVNHRPDINLDQSSSSGENLQIDHAAPAFQGAFAYGNDDQSHEFKPEIPSAAKPTKKSRARNRRPKTSPPPPDGGSPGEFSVTSIHQSYWPFQGNSGSSRNHRTVTSPDENPHEKKRNLRYDSGEKDFSLFNDNTVLPDEPFGPDEERIFIDDDPFDMNTAILSLDQMEEAKKSTESLIKVHNQRSNTKDTKDYLEESLKQAKRHKHGDIDNYLRNERGASHSHEHSKPPETDRYHDQTTHATVDTRSNERTQGGTEMTILVNPTNIPEDFTTSKREEESPKTDYIQASLTSTLPAESIKKSLETSTRPQEDDDRGFDSGSEMEQTEDSYETELTRQKFNKSDTIKLLSNSSNGSEMVSSNENAREMDSEGDDRGALEVLSTEDGTNRSIDIRTDLMMEIGRHLRNKSHVEHRGKIGEGKEAVQILGFDNDDEQAINVFSKVYFSGTGEDLVFEWVTTEWSKCSQTCGGGGFQMRGAQCTVRSNKLVNSTRVPSRSVIGASLCEDAGFPVPQKVRACGSGRCPQWHAGEWTPCESSRCFNWKTAMQRRDVTCRLVEDINGTTNVTILESSKCDDGIRPPQRQECYNDVCKGVWRVGEWSECTASCEEDGIKYRILQCVWFGTKKPAGNACRDIPNRPAVMKICHGAPCPKTPGDCEDHSPLCNRVKMMNMCQVPLYQKQCCKSCH; encoded by the exons CCGTGTCAAGTACCGAGTGATTATCGTGCTGAGCAGTGCACCAATTTTGACAATGTACCATACGGTGGACAGTTGCTAAAGTGGTATCCCTACTACGATGAGTCAaaaccgtgctctttgatCTGTCGTGGAGTACAGGTGGATAAAGTTACCTCGGAGGCATCGCCAAGGGAGGCATTTGACAAGTCCGAGGAAATTAGAAACAAAATTGATGGAACTGGCGGGGGATCGATTGAGCCTGGTGAACTGGAGTCTGATGAAACTTTCGTGGTGCAGTTGGCGGACAGAGTTGAGGATGGGACCAAGTGTGGGGATGAGAGTGTCGATGTTTGCATTGGAGGGAGCTGCATG AAAGTCGGATGTGACATGAGAGTAAACAGCGGCAAAACTAAGGACGCATGTGGTGTATGCGGTGGAAATGGTTCAAGCTGTCAGCCAAGATACTCCTGGAGTTTAGAATCAATATCAGCATGCTCCAAGTCCTGCGGAGGCG GTTTCAAAATGGCAATGGCAATCTGCAAATCATCACCAGACGACAGTATAGTTGACGAGATCAATTGCAATACCGACCAACGACCAACGAAAATGTCAATGGCTTGTAACACCCACCCATGCACCACCAA ATGGGTGACAGGCGATTGGACGAGATGCAGTACAACATGCGGAGGTGGATCACGAACTCGTGCTGTTTTTTGTACCGAGgagaatggaaatgaaacaactaag CTGCCAGATCATCGGTGCAACGCCAGTCATAAACCGCGTAATCAAGAGATGTGCAATACTATTTCGTGTCCTATGTGGGAGACCAATCAGTGGAGTGAG TGTTCAGCGACCTGTGGTAGTGGTGTAAGAACGCGAAGGATTGAGTGTAGAGATGGAAACGGTAGATTGTCCAACGATTGCGATCCAGGGGAGCGTCCACGTGAAGAGCAGGAGTGCAAGAACAGTGTTGATTGTTCTGCAT ATTCGGGAGAAATGGCACAGGAGCCCTATGCAGCCCCGCCTTTGCcagagaaattaattgatcaaCCAGTGCCCTCTGAATCTAC ATTTATTGCGGACGAATGGTCGCCATGTTCGGCCACCTGTGGCGAGGGTATTCGTCATCGTCAGGTCCACTGCAAAATTTTCCTCGATTTTAGTCGAACAATAGCTAAACTACCGGACAACCAGTGTGCTGGTCCAAAACCCCCTGAAACAGAGAGGTGTATGCTACGAGCTTGTCCACCACTGGACAATAGTCTTTCTTACAGAATTGATACTGTAGGAGACAGTGGATACGAAGAATCCAATTTGATGGATTCCTATAGATCCTCAGGAGGGAGTGGAAGTGACTATGAGAGCACTGTTAAAGTTGCACCTGGAAACTCGGGACAGACAACCTATTCATGGAAGGAAGGTGGATACAGTGCCTGCACAGCATCTTGTTTGGGAG GAGTCCAGGATTTGATAATAAACTGCGTACGCGATGATACGGGAAAAACTGTGATTCCCCTTCTCTGCACTAAGGAAACAAAGCCAGAGTCACGCATTCGTACATGCAACGATCACGCCTGTACCCCCAG GTGGAACTACAGTGACTTCTCACCGTGCAGCGTTCCCTGCGGTATTGGTATACAAACGCGTTACGTCACTTGCATACATGAGGTGGCACGGGGTGCTGGGAATACGATAGTCGTACCAAACCATATGTGTCAGGCACCACCACCGGTAGACAGGCAGCATTGTAACGTGTGGGACTGCCCACCAGAATGGAAACCCAGGAATTGGGAAAAG TGTTCCAAAAGTTGTGGCGGCGGAGTGAAAAGGAGGGAAGTTGTATGTGTCCAAGTAATGGCACAGGGACACGAGAGAACAGTACCTGACCGTGAATGCCATGGGAATAAACTAGCAACTGAAAAGCCTTGTAACACCCGAGCATGTCACGAAATCGGATTGAGTGTGCAACCAGTgatattcagtcaaaattcaacatttaCCCAGAGAACACCGGAGGAAAAAgttgatttaaaaattggAGGAATAGCTACTGTATTTCAAGGGATACCCATGGTCAAGATTCGTTGTcctgttaaaaaattcaacaa aCAGCAAATTTCGTGGACCAAGGACCGAGCGGAGATCCGTAAATCGAGGAAATACAAAATTAGTAAGAAGGGAGCTTTGAAAATTGTGGATATTGGGGTGACCGATGGAGGAGTGTATTCATGCAGAG CGGGAGGTACGAGGGCTGAGCTTCGATTAATCGTGAGACACCGTACCAGAGAACAAATGAGTAGTGAGGAAATTCTGCGATTTGGTAATGCCGTTAATCATCGTCCGGACATTAATTTGGATCAATCCTCCAGTTCCGGGGAAAATCTACAAATTGACCACGCCG CTCCAGCATTCCAGGGGGCATTTGCCTATGGTAATGATGATCAGAGTCATGAATTTAAACCGGAAATTCCCAGTGCTGCTAAACCCACTAAAAAATCTCGTGCTCGTAATCGTCGACCCAAGACAAGTCCACCACCACCTGATGGTGGATCACCTGGGGAATTTTCAGTTACTTCAATTCATCAG TCTTACTGGCCCTTCCAAGGAAACAGCGGATCATCACGCAACCACCGAACAGTGACATCGCCCGATGAAAATCCCCACGAAAAAAAACGCAATTTACGTTACGACAGCGGGGAAAAAGATTTTAGTTTATTCAATGACAACACAGTACTCCCTGACGAACCCTTCGGCCCAGACGAGGAGAGAATATTCATCGATGACGATCCCTTCGACATGAACACAGCCATTCTATCCCTCGATCAAATGGAGGAAGCTAAAAAATCCACAGAATCACTGATCAAGGTTCATAATCAGCGTTCAAATACCAAAGACACCAAAGACTACCTCGAGGAATCCTTGAAGCAGGCGAAGAGACACAAACACGGAGACATCGACAATTACCTCAGGAATGAACGTGGAGCAAGTCACTCGCACGAGCATTCAAAGCCACCAGAAACTGATAGATATCATGATCAAACCACTCACGCTACTGTCGACACTAGGTCTAACGAGCGCACCCAGGGAGGAACAGAGATGACAATTCTGGTGAATCCGACCAACATCCCTGAAGACTTCACAACGTCAAAAAGAGAAGAAGAATCACCAAAGACTGATTACATTCAAGCGTCCCTGACGTCAACATTACCAGCCGAAAGTATCAAGAAGTCACTCGAGACGTCGACACGCCCTCAGGAGGATGATGACAGAGGATTCGATTCTGGCAGTGAAATGGAGCAGACAGAGGACTCTTATGAAACAGAACTGACCCgtcaaaaattcaacaaaagcgATACAATTAAACTGCTGTCCAACAGCTCCAACGGCAGTGAAATGGTATCGAGTAATGAAAATGCCAGGGAGATGGATTCCGAGGGTGATGACAGGGGAGCTCTAGAGGTATTGAGCACCGAGGACGGTACAAATAGGTCCATTGATATCAGGACTGATTTGATGATGGAAATTGGAAGACACTTGAGGAACAAGAGTCATGTGGAGCATAGGGGAAAAATTGGGGAGGGAAAGGAAGCAGTCCAGATTCTTGGATTTGACAATGATGATGAGCAAGCAATCAACGTCTTCAGCAAGG TTTATTTCTCAGGAACTGGCGAGGACTTGGTTTTCGAATGGGTCACCACCGAGTGGTCCAAGTGCTCTCAGACTTGTGGAGGCGGTGGTTTTCAA ATGAGGGGTGCTCAGTGCACAGTTCGCTCGAACAAGTTAGTTAATTCCACGAGAGTACCATCGAGGAGTGTTATAGGTGCTTCGTTGTGCGAAGACGCTGGATTCCCAGTGCCACAGAAGGTCAGAGCTTGTGGATCAGGAAGGTGTCCACAGTGGCACGCGGGAGAATGGACTCCCTGTGAATCGTCACGGTGTTTCAATTGGAAAactg CAATGCAAAGAAGAGATGTAACATGCCGTTTAGTTGAAGACATAAATGGCACAACAAACGTAACAATTCTCGAATCAAGTAAATGTGATGATGGAATAAGGCCACCGCAACGACAAGAGTGTTATAATGACGTTTGCAAGGGGGTTTGGAGAGTTGGCGAGTGGTCCGag TGTACCGCATCGTGCGAAGAAGACGGTATAAAATATAGAATTCTCCAGTGTGTCTGGTTCGGAACGAAAAAACCGGCGGGAAATGCCTGCAGGGACATACCAAATCGTCCAGCTGTGATGAAAATTTGTCACGGTGCCCCGTGTCCAAAAACTCCAg GTGACTGTGAGGACCACTCACCACTCTGTAATAGGGTGAAAATGATGAACATGTGTCAAGTACCACTGTATCAAAAACAGTGCTGCAAGTCTTGCCACTAg
- the LOC135173041 gene encoding protein madd-4 isoform X2, giving the protein MGSNLARHGSPFGVLQCTKEGEGPLRVGQRNDNLVLYSGLLAKNSDFSFWKMQHFLLLMCLVGTALGENSTVDDVFGITSTGIHGENEGAVSWGEWSPWSKWSSCTRNCGGGISRQQRRCRRKPCKGKSWSIKYKICNNQPCQVPSDYRAEQCTNFDNVPYGGQLLKWYPYYDESKPCSLICRGVQVDKVTSEASPREAFDKSEEIRNKIDGTGGGSIEPGELESDETFVVQLADRVEDGTKCGDESVDVCIGGSCMKVGCDMRVNSGKTKDACGVCGGNGSSCQPRYSWSLESISACSKSCGGGFKMAMAICKSSPDDSIVDEINCNTDQRPTKMSMACNTHPCTTKWVTGDWTRCSTTCGGGSRTRAVFCTEENGNETTKLPDHRCNASHKPRNQEMCNTISCPMWETNQWSECSATCGSGVRTRRIECRDGNGRLSNDCDPGERPREEQECKNSVDCSAYSGEMAQEPYAAPPLPEKLIDQPVPSESTFIADEWSPCSATCGEGIRHRQVHCKIFLDFSRTIAKLPDNQCAGPKPPETERCMLRACPPLDNSLSYRIDTVGDSGYEESNLMDSYRSSGGSGSDYESTVKVAPGNSGQTTYSWKEGGYSACTASCLGGVQDLIINCVRDDTGKTVIPLLCTKETKPESRIRTCNDHACTPRWNYSDFSPCSVPCGIGIQTRYVTCIHEVARGAGNTIVVPNHMCQAPPPVDRQHCNVWDCPPEWKPRNWEKCSKSCGGGVKRREVVCVQVMAQGHERTVPDRECHGNKLATEKPCNTRACHEIGLSVQPVIFSQNSTFTQRTPEEKVDLKIGGIATVFQGIPMVKIRCPVKKFNKQQISWTKDRAEIRKSRKYKISKKGALKIVDIGVTDGGVYSCRAGGTRAELRLIVRHRTREQMSSEEILRFGNAVNHRPDINLDQSSSSGENLQIDHAAPAFQGAFAYGNDDQSHEFKPEIPSAAKPTKKSRARNRRPKTSPPPPDGGSPGEFSVTSIHQPGYHESVESTASSGANTLLPTFSHLISTLKSYWPFQGNSGSSRNHRTVTSPDENPHEKKRNLRYDSGEKDFSLFNDNTVLPDEPFGPDEERIFIDDDPFDMNTAILSLDQMEEAKKSTESLIKVHNQRSNTKDTKDYLEESLKQAKRHKHGDIDNYLRNERGASHSHEHSKPPETDRYHDQTTHATVDTRSNERTQGGTEMTILVNPTNIPEDFTTSKREEESPKTDYIQASLTSTLPAESIKKSLETSTRPQEDDDRGFDSGSEMEQTEDSYETELTRQKFNKSDTIKLLSNSSNGSEMVSSNENAREMDSEGDDRGALEVLSTEDGTNRSIDIRTDLMMEIGRHLRNKSHVEHRGKIGEGKEAVQILGFDNDDEQAINVFSKGTGEDLVFEWVTTEWSKCSQTCGGGGFQMRGAQCTVRSNKLVNSTRVPSRSVIGASLCEDAGFPVPQKVRACGSGRCPQWHAGEWTPCESSRCFNWKTAMQRRDVTCRLVEDINGTTNVTILESSKCDDGIRPPQRQECYNDVCKGVWRVGEWSECTASCEEDGIKYRILQCVWFGTKKPAGNACRDIPNRPAVMKICHGAPCPKTPGDCEDHSPLCNRVKMMNMCQVPLYQKQCCKSCH; this is encoded by the exons CCGTGTCAAGTACCGAGTGATTATCGTGCTGAGCAGTGCACCAATTTTGACAATGTACCATACGGTGGACAGTTGCTAAAGTGGTATCCCTACTACGATGAGTCAaaaccgtgctctttgatCTGTCGTGGAGTACAGGTGGATAAAGTTACCTCGGAGGCATCGCCAAGGGAGGCATTTGACAAGTCCGAGGAAATTAGAAACAAAATTGATGGAACTGGCGGGGGATCGATTGAGCCTGGTGAACTGGAGTCTGATGAAACTTTCGTGGTGCAGTTGGCGGACAGAGTTGAGGATGGGACCAAGTGTGGGGATGAGAGTGTCGATGTTTGCATTGGAGGGAGCTGCATG AAAGTCGGATGTGACATGAGAGTAAACAGCGGCAAAACTAAGGACGCATGTGGTGTATGCGGTGGAAATGGTTCAAGCTGTCAGCCAAGATACTCCTGGAGTTTAGAATCAATATCAGCATGCTCCAAGTCCTGCGGAGGCG GTTTCAAAATGGCAATGGCAATCTGCAAATCATCACCAGACGACAGTATAGTTGACGAGATCAATTGCAATACCGACCAACGACCAACGAAAATGTCAATGGCTTGTAACACCCACCCATGCACCACCAA ATGGGTGACAGGCGATTGGACGAGATGCAGTACAACATGCGGAGGTGGATCACGAACTCGTGCTGTTTTTTGTACCGAGgagaatggaaatgaaacaactaag CTGCCAGATCATCGGTGCAACGCCAGTCATAAACCGCGTAATCAAGAGATGTGCAATACTATTTCGTGTCCTATGTGGGAGACCAATCAGTGGAGTGAG TGTTCAGCGACCTGTGGTAGTGGTGTAAGAACGCGAAGGATTGAGTGTAGAGATGGAAACGGTAGATTGTCCAACGATTGCGATCCAGGGGAGCGTCCACGTGAAGAGCAGGAGTGCAAGAACAGTGTTGATTGTTCTGCAT ATTCGGGAGAAATGGCACAGGAGCCCTATGCAGCCCCGCCTTTGCcagagaaattaattgatcaaCCAGTGCCCTCTGAATCTAC ATTTATTGCGGACGAATGGTCGCCATGTTCGGCCACCTGTGGCGAGGGTATTCGTCATCGTCAGGTCCACTGCAAAATTTTCCTCGATTTTAGTCGAACAATAGCTAAACTACCGGACAACCAGTGTGCTGGTCCAAAACCCCCTGAAACAGAGAGGTGTATGCTACGAGCTTGTCCACCACTGGACAATAGTCTTTCTTACAGAATTGATACTGTAGGAGACAGTGGATACGAAGAATCCAATTTGATGGATTCCTATAGATCCTCAGGAGGGAGTGGAAGTGACTATGAGAGCACTGTTAAAGTTGCACCTGGAAACTCGGGACAGACAACCTATTCATGGAAGGAAGGTGGATACAGTGCCTGCACAGCATCTTGTTTGGGAG GAGTCCAGGATTTGATAATAAACTGCGTACGCGATGATACGGGAAAAACTGTGATTCCCCTTCTCTGCACTAAGGAAACAAAGCCAGAGTCACGCATTCGTACATGCAACGATCACGCCTGTACCCCCAG GTGGAACTACAGTGACTTCTCACCGTGCAGCGTTCCCTGCGGTATTGGTATACAAACGCGTTACGTCACTTGCATACATGAGGTGGCACGGGGTGCTGGGAATACGATAGTCGTACCAAACCATATGTGTCAGGCACCACCACCGGTAGACAGGCAGCATTGTAACGTGTGGGACTGCCCACCAGAATGGAAACCCAGGAATTGGGAAAAG TGTTCCAAAAGTTGTGGCGGCGGAGTGAAAAGGAGGGAAGTTGTATGTGTCCAAGTAATGGCACAGGGACACGAGAGAACAGTACCTGACCGTGAATGCCATGGGAATAAACTAGCAACTGAAAAGCCTTGTAACACCCGAGCATGTCACGAAATCGGATTGAGTGTGCAACCAGTgatattcagtcaaaattcaacatttaCCCAGAGAACACCGGAGGAAAAAgttgatttaaaaattggAGGAATAGCTACTGTATTTCAAGGGATACCCATGGTCAAGATTCGTTGTcctgttaaaaaattcaacaa aCAGCAAATTTCGTGGACCAAGGACCGAGCGGAGATCCGTAAATCGAGGAAATACAAAATTAGTAAGAAGGGAGCTTTGAAAATTGTGGATATTGGGGTGACCGATGGAGGAGTGTATTCATGCAGAG CGGGAGGTACGAGGGCTGAGCTTCGATTAATCGTGAGACACCGTACCAGAGAACAAATGAGTAGTGAGGAAATTCTGCGATTTGGTAATGCCGTTAATCATCGTCCGGACATTAATTTGGATCAATCCTCCAGTTCCGGGGAAAATCTACAAATTGACCACGCCG CTCCAGCATTCCAGGGGGCATTTGCCTATGGTAATGATGATCAGAGTCATGAATTTAAACCGGAAATTCCCAGTGCTGCTAAACCCACTAAAAAATCTCGTGCTCGTAATCGTCGACCCAAGACAAGTCCACCACCACCTGATGGTGGATCACCTGGGGAATTTTCAGTTACTTCAATTCATCAG CCTGGCTATCACGAGTCCGTGGAGTCAACCGCTTCTTCGGGGGCTAACACCCTTCTGCCAACGTTCAGCCATCTAATATCTACTTTGAAG TCTTACTGGCCCTTCCAAGGAAACAGCGGATCATCACGCAACCACCGAACAGTGACATCGCCCGATGAAAATCCCCACGAAAAAAAACGCAATTTACGTTACGACAGCGGGGAAAAAGATTTTAGTTTATTCAATGACAACACAGTACTCCCTGACGAACCCTTCGGCCCAGACGAGGAGAGAATATTCATCGATGACGATCCCTTCGACATGAACACAGCCATTCTATCCCTCGATCAAATGGAGGAAGCTAAAAAATCCACAGAATCACTGATCAAGGTTCATAATCAGCGTTCAAATACCAAAGACACCAAAGACTACCTCGAGGAATCCTTGAAGCAGGCGAAGAGACACAAACACGGAGACATCGACAATTACCTCAGGAATGAACGTGGAGCAAGTCACTCGCACGAGCATTCAAAGCCACCAGAAACTGATAGATATCATGATCAAACCACTCACGCTACTGTCGACACTAGGTCTAACGAGCGCACCCAGGGAGGAACAGAGATGACAATTCTGGTGAATCCGACCAACATCCCTGAAGACTTCACAACGTCAAAAAGAGAAGAAGAATCACCAAAGACTGATTACATTCAAGCGTCCCTGACGTCAACATTACCAGCCGAAAGTATCAAGAAGTCACTCGAGACGTCGACACGCCCTCAGGAGGATGATGACAGAGGATTCGATTCTGGCAGTGAAATGGAGCAGACAGAGGACTCTTATGAAACAGAACTGACCCgtcaaaaattcaacaaaagcgATACAATTAAACTGCTGTCCAACAGCTCCAACGGCAGTGAAATGGTATCGAGTAATGAAAATGCCAGGGAGATGGATTCCGAGGGTGATGACAGGGGAGCTCTAGAGGTATTGAGCACCGAGGACGGTACAAATAGGTCCATTGATATCAGGACTGATTTGATGATGGAAATTGGAAGACACTTGAGGAACAAGAGTCATGTGGAGCATAGGGGAAAAATTGGGGAGGGAAAGGAAGCAGTCCAGATTCTTGGATTTGACAATGATGATGAGCAAGCAATCAACGTCTTCAGCAAGG GAACTGGCGAGGACTTGGTTTTCGAATGGGTCACCACCGAGTGGTCCAAGTGCTCTCAGACTTGTGGAGGCGGTGGTTTTCAA ATGAGGGGTGCTCAGTGCACAGTTCGCTCGAACAAGTTAGTTAATTCCACGAGAGTACCATCGAGGAGTGTTATAGGTGCTTCGTTGTGCGAAGACGCTGGATTCCCAGTGCCACAGAAGGTCAGAGCTTGTGGATCAGGAAGGTGTCCACAGTGGCACGCGGGAGAATGGACTCCCTGTGAATCGTCACGGTGTTTCAATTGGAAAactg CAATGCAAAGAAGAGATGTAACATGCCGTTTAGTTGAAGACATAAATGGCACAACAAACGTAACAATTCTCGAATCAAGTAAATGTGATGATGGAATAAGGCCACCGCAACGACAAGAGTGTTATAATGACGTTTGCAAGGGGGTTTGGAGAGTTGGCGAGTGGTCCGag TGTACCGCATCGTGCGAAGAAGACGGTATAAAATATAGAATTCTCCAGTGTGTCTGGTTCGGAACGAAAAAACCGGCGGGAAATGCCTGCAGGGACATACCAAATCGTCCAGCTGTGATGAAAATTTGTCACGGTGCCCCGTGTCCAAAAACTCCAg GTGACTGTGAGGACCACTCACCACTCTGTAATAGGGTGAAAATGATGAACATGTGTCAAGTACCACTGTATCAAAAACAGTGCTGCAAGTCTTGCCACTAg